From the genome of Vanessa cardui chromosome 17, ilVanCard2.1, whole genome shotgun sequence:
ctttttttttaattttacaacgaCTAAGGCATGTACAATcgtagcttttttttaattttacaacgaCTAAGGCATGTATATTTCGGTGTAATGAAAGACAAGATCgtgaaaaacttttaataaatattttgcatttacaaacacaacaataaagcTAACACGtcatatatattacaacaatataaAGTGCATATACAACTCTGATTAGATCATTATTAAAGAGGCAGTGTTGCTATTGAGTTATCGTCTAATTCATGTCTATTTACAAGCGTTCGCTAAATTATTTATCGCTTCGTCTGTCGCGCTAAACGACACACCCATTGTCCTATTTGTAACAGTATTGAGTCCTAATGGACACTTCTAACTTCATTTATATAAGTGACCTAGTCGTCTGGtctatctaattaaattagcgatatgttttaaataagcaCATCAGTGATTTCAGTAATATAttcatgtatagtacgacacaacttcgatgtagcattggcaaattcaatcgattacttctgatttatacatccaatagaaatagctccctttcTCGCTATTCGAAGCTATTCGTCgatatagattctcgcgtcatcgacatgtcaaattgacgaatatattgggtcatatgatattgcaagttactacgtttgtgtaaagattgtATGATGATTGTATGCGTcgttaattcggatgtgatcggttttacgaaattttccgatgctacatctaagttgtgtcatgcTTACTTAATTAACTATCTAATCTACACGGAACATCAGTGTTTGTGATCGAAATCTTCGATGAATTAATACTTTTTCGATCGATATCTATTATCGCTTTGGTATCTagcatgtttattaaataattattggtatttCATTCATATCGTTCATAAATCATTTCTCATTCACAACCAGTAGCTGCATCCGAAGGGCTTCATTCATTCTAAAAGATACTATATTCTCATATAACAACTTTGTATACATACACTTGATTTGGTTATTTAACGATTTAGAATCTTAGTAAAGCGAATGTTAGGATCATGAGCGCGGTGGCACCAACGGGCACCGTGGCGGAGTTACAGCCGTCTTCTAAGCACGAACACACCTCCTGTCTGCCTCCGAAACCTGAACGCTGGTAGCAACGACCCTGTAACATATTCGTTAATATATGTTTTGCCAAATAAACCTGTAATTtgcattattatttgatttatcttCAATAACATAAGCCCCGATCAAAATTTGACCAAAACTCATGACGTTTTCTGTACAAAAAGTAACATAAACCTCaggtaacaaatttaaaaatggaacacatTGATCGAGCGTTTATGGAATATTATGGAGTTAGTCAAGACTAACTTATACATCATTCCTGTAGTGTACATTCAAATACATTCATTCGTTcataaataataggttggggaaaaagtttcttcgtattttatatgaaaattcaaaaagtttttttatagtttatttacatttaactaaagtatgtaggtgccattttgttccataactttttgccatcttgttggtagtgacatgattccattgctgtaaaaattttggggcttctgatcgaaaaactgcgacaagtggttttcgcagtcctctcgtgatgttaacctgaaactgcctaaggaattctgcagagaccgaaacagatgaaaatctgaaggtgcaaggtcaggactatacggcggatgcattaatatgtcccagccaaactctcgtaatttttgttgagtggctaaagatgtgtgaggtctagcgttgtcatggtgaaaaaccacaccccttctgttgatcaattctggccgctttctctcaatttcttgcttcaatctcatcaattgttcgcaatacagttctgaatcgatggtcctgtcgggcggtaacagctcataatgaatgatgcccttccaatcccaccatacacacagcattaccttattgcgagttaatccgggtttcgccacagtctgtgaagcttgaccggcctttgaccacgatctttttcgcacgttcttgtcgtatgtgatccacttttcatcaccagttatcagcttcttcaaaaatggttcggtttcattacgtcgtaataaagaatcacaaatgagtacacggttcattaggtttctttcagtgagttcatgaggcacccatatatcgagcttttttgtgtacccagctttattcaaatgagtcaaaaccgttttgtggtcaattgccagttcttcagctacatcgtaactactaatatgtcgatcttgctccacttttttcaaaaatggcatccattttgtccgtaacagggcgaccagagcgagatgcatctttgatatcaaaatttccggcttgaaaacgcttaaaccaaacttgcgctactctcacagatactgcattaggtccataaacatcacaaatttttttcgcgacttgagttgcatttttaccttttttatagtaaaattttaaaatgtatcgattttcttctttagattcactcattttaacaacaacaaaaacaaatgaaaatcacacaaattcctaatttgaatttggaagtgccttctttaaaattaaaactttttaatgataccaaaaccagccagatacaaatggtatagccaaagagattttattacaagttcatacatactatatgcgaaaagactttttccccaacctaatatttaaaaaaaattgagtacGACAAAATTTCTGATCTGTTAAGATCGTATAACTCTATCCTCTGACTGATTAGTATAACTACTACttactacaaattattttatctttgccTTTGGTAACTTTTAGCGTACCTTGTAGCTGGACTCGTCCCATCCACAGCCTCTGATGACTCGGCTGTCCGGCGGCATGCCGTTCATCTCAAACTCCACGACCTGTGAGATCTTCCTGCACATCGTGTCCTTTGGGCCGCAGGGCAGCCGCAGTGAGTCGGGCAGTTTGTCCATCAGACATCGGGAGTCGTTGTGACTGTTACACTGATAGCATGTGATGGCTAGACCTGGTGACAAGATGGTATTGAAATTAAGATAAGGATCAAGCAAATTGGTCACCTTATGATAAATGTATCCAAGTCATTCTATGaatattttactgttttttttcttaacgaTCTATTAGGCCTCTATTAGCCCGGATTATCTCTTAACAGTAAATGCCTAAGAATGCCTAAGGCAGGCCAAAACGTGGAAAATTGACTTTTACTCGTATGTATTACCTATTTGAATCAGGCATAGTTttgtaataaagataaaaaagtcATAACTTTGAatcaaattgttaaaaaaaaaaaaattttataaatctagAAAAGAGTTGAAGGAACTCGAGAAGTGGATCCGGAAATGGTTTAAACAAGCCGTGATCGCGACTACGCGTGATTCATatcttatgggccacctgatggttagtggtccccatcacccataggcaatgacgctgtaagaaatattaactatcccttacatcgtcaatgtgccaccaaccttggaaactaagatgttatgtcctgcccttgtgcctgtagttacactggctcagtcacccttcaaaccggaacacaacaatactgactactgttatttggcggtagaataactgatgagtgggtggtacctacccagacgggcttgcacaaattcctaccaccaagtaagattatgtcctttcttggagtttaagtttgctgcataccaaatattatcaaattcgcTTCGTTGGTTTCgtagttaaagagcgacagacagacagttacttccacattttaaatataagtacctATAGATTTTAAACCACAACAATCAAGCAATTGATAacataatttgtgcatttaataacaaaaaataaagcaaaaacgTAATTACGAAACtgtataaattttcttaattaatttaattttcgaatcaAATTCGGCTGGTCTCTGATTGTGTCTGATAAATcgattattctaataaatattattacgctTGGTCGGAAGACTTAAAATAACGTGGAATAAAAGTTTATCTGCAAACAAAACGTCATCGATAAATCTCTTTTTCAACAGTACTTCTCATCgggaaataaaaaacataagaattattttgattatctcCCAAAAAATGTCTGTGTATCAAAATAGCCCAGTGGTCGCGAGCATCTAAATTGAAGATTGcatattttcaatgaaattctattACGTGTgtctccaccaacccgcattggtagcAGCGTGTCACTCCTAATGTAGTGTCTCTAACATTTGATTTACAAGTTCTTTCAGTATATAGAGAATCGTATCTGTGATCCTTGGCACAtactttaaatactatttttaatcatatgatgaaattttcagaaaattttcacagtgtttaaaaataaataaagggtttatattctttactaaattaatttcaattcatcttaactgatgattgagGGCGcttgtgctcggcgatgaaggaaaacatcgtgaggaaacctgcatgtgtcttatttcatagaaattctgccacatgtgtattccatcaattcgcattggaacagcgtggtggaacatgttccaaaccttctcctcaaagggagaggaggaccctgcagtggggaatttacaggccgttgtaataacttattatttattaattaaatattacatactaagATTGTAATTAAATCTTAAACTACTGAATAAACCCGGGGTTCCAATActagtgtaaaatataaaaataatagttttcaaTCTCCAAGCAGAAATATTTGCAACATCCcataaagttataaatagtCTGAAGAATATACAAATAAGATCGCTTCCAGTTCTTGACCTCGTatcaatttaaagataaaaattgtaatatacaaTTTGGCAACTAAGGGAAACACAGAAATCTAGCGCTGTTTTAAGTAGATCTATCACataatgtaaatacaattttcctgcataattataaaacattctcACTAATTGTGATATTATACTCGTATGTAAGCGGAGCGAGTctcttatctatattttatctaCTCTGATGAACGCATTACCTAAGGAAACATCTTATTCTGGTATGTATTTTCTAAGAAATACCATAAATATTGGTCACCTTGCAACGCTCCAAAAGCGTGTCCATTTCAACTCTATAGGTTCGCTAGTTTATGAACACCGTGAAAACCTCGGAACTCAGTTCACTATCACCTACTATGAAAAAATGTCTAAATGGCCAGAAATATTTGGAAAAATGAAGAAACCCAATATTACTGAGGGAAATTTTTGCCTTCCGTAATTTAAGCCCTGAAATAATTGTatagtattcaaatatttttaagacaaaaaaacatttacattgtGAATTTCAAAACAATGAAGATTATATACCGTGTGTATAATTTTGAAGCCTTTTTATGTCAAAAGCAAAAGATGGCAagggttatatatatataatatagggtCGACCGAGGCGAATCGGATCACAGGGCGAATCGGAtcaaaataagaatttttttgataattcaaATATCGCATTCACATAGAAAGCACTCAACCGGCGTTTTTCGTCCCTCCTCTCACCCTGCACCTCCCGGCATAGGCAGTATTTCGATCCCGCTTGTGGATCAATGTCCGAAGCCTCTCGTTAGTGACTCGGTCGTTTGTGTGTGTCGCAATTTTGGCCCTCATCTAaggtacgtatagtacgacacaaattagatgtagcatcggaaaatgcaatggaatgaaaataaaaccgattactgtcgatttacacaaccaatagaaacagttccctatcgcgccattcgacgctattcgtcgctatagattcacgcgtcagagaaagcaagtgcatgaaaatcgacgcgtcaaattgactaatatattaggtcatgttatattacaagttattacgtttgtgcaaagatcatattcgcatgagaaataaatattgataatttgggatagcgtacttaattcggatgtgatcggttttacgaattttgccgatgcgacatctaagttgtgtcgtactatatttacGAATTATTTGTGTCATATTACAGATTTGTGTTAAAACTCAACTACATTGGGTTATACTGTTAAGCAGGGTGTCTATTTTATAGAACCAATTTTCTTTTAAGTGTAATCTTAGAGGTTAacgactaaaatatttatttcaaaaatcttaAGTATGGGGCTAATCGGATCTTATCATCGGGGGCGAATTGAATAACACTTTTAAactgatttattaaatgtttaaggtattattgatgtaattttttttcattgtagaTGGTTCGCATGTTCAAAAGAAAGTTTCAACCTCTGCCACTGTTGGGAATGCTACAAAAGGCTTCGAAAAGACTGGAATATTTCCATTAAACGCCAATACAATGTCTGACTACAAGTTCATCGACCACCTAGAGTCGGACATTTTAGAGTCCCCAGTACAGTCCCCAGGTTCTCAACAAGTGAAAACCACAAATACCCAAACAGTAGCTGTAACAGTGTCATCTGAAAGTTCACAACAATCTGAGAAACCCCAGTATTCCACCTGTGCAGATGTAGGACAAAATAAGATGAAGAATAAAGCAACGCCTgggttaaaaattaagaattcaTCAGAGAATACAGAGAGTGTCGAGTACCCCAAGTTAAATCTACGAGGTCCCAAAAGGTGCAGCCACAAGCCCAATCCTCAAGTGTCCACGCCACAAAGACAAAACCACTTAATAATATAGTGCCATCCACAAATTCACAACAATTTGACGAAGCCCAGCCTTCTATCTGTGctgaaataattatagaaatttttTCATCACCTTTAAAGTCTTCAAATGCTTctcaaagattttttaaagtttcataAGACTTTTCTTCTCGaaagagaaacaaaaaagaaatttaaagtaGACAATAAAACCAAGGAAAATAAGGAAAAGTTTGTGGGCaaagaaaatactttgaagaagatgaagaataaagcaaagcaaaatataaaagttaagaGTTCATCTGCAAAGCAGAGAGACTGGCAGTGCATTTACTGTTCCAAAATATTTGTGAATCCACACTCAG
Proteins encoded in this window:
- the LOC124537066 gene encoding uncharacterized protein LOC124537066; this encodes MAFVTFCFLAVLCSLLQQGLAITCYQCNSHNDSRCLMDKLPDSLRLPCGPKDTMCRKISQVVEFEMNGMPPDSRVIRGCGWDESSYKGRCYQRSGFGGRQEVCSCLEDGCNSATVPVGATALMILTFALLRF